A single window of Sparus aurata chromosome 12, fSpaAur1.1, whole genome shotgun sequence DNA harbors:
- the cdk9 gene encoding cyclin-dependent kinase 9 has translation MQTQAQMEREKMQRDKTSNAGGAEKPDREAAIMSKYYDGVEFPFCDEFSKYEKMAKIGQGTFGEVFKAKHRQTGKKVALKKVLMENEKEGFPITALREIKILQLLKHENVVNLIEICRTKATQFNRYKGSIYLVFDFCEHDLAGLLSNANVKFTLAEIKKVMQMLLNGLYYIHRNKILHRDMKAANVLITRDGVLKLADFGLARAFSLAKNSQGNRYTNRVVTLWYRPPELLLGERDYGPPIDLWGGGCIMAEMWTRSPIMQGNTEQHQLTLISQLCGSITAEVWPGVDKKYELYQKMELPKGQKRKVKDRLKAYVKDPYALDLIDKLLVLDPATRIDSDDALNHDFFWSDPMPSDLKNMLSTHNTSMFEYLAPPRRRGHMPQQQPNQNRNPATTSQTEFDRVF, from the exons ATGCAGACACAGGCTCAAATGGAACGGGAGAAGATGCAGCGAGACAAAACCAGCAACGCCGGCGGGGCTGAAAA GCCCGACCGGGAGGCCGCCATAATGTCGAAATACTACGATGGAGTTGAATTTCCTTTCTGTGACGAGTTCtccaaatatgaaaaaatggcaaaaatagGACAAGGGACCTTTGG CGAGGTGTTCAAGGCAAAGCACAGACAGACCGGGAAGAAGGTCGCACTGAAGAAAGTTTtgatggaaaatgagaaagaaggG TTCCCAATCACAGCTCTGAGAGAGATCAAgatcctgcagctgctcaaacaTGAGAATGTGGTCAATCTGATTGAGATTTGCAGAACTAAAG CTACTCAGTTCAACAGATACAAAGGCAGCATCTACCTGGTGTTTGACTTCTGTGAGCATGACCTGGCTGGCCTGCTGAGCAATGCTAATGTAAAGTTCACCCTGGCAGAAATCAAGAAGGTCATGCAGATGTTGCTCAATGGATTGTACTACATCCACAGAAACAAG ATtcttcacagagacatgaaagCAGCCAATGTGCTCATCACTAGAGACGGTGTCCTGAAGCTGGCTGACTTTGGTTTGGCTCGAGCCTTCAGCCTGGCTAAAAACAGCCAGGGAAACCGCTACACTAACCGCGTGGTCACACTTTGGTACAGACCTCCAGAGCTGCTGCTGG GTGAGCGAGACTACGGCCCCCCCATTGACCTGTGGGGAGGAGGCTGCATAATGGCAGAGATGTGGACCAGAAGTCCAATAATGCAAGGCAACACTGAGCAGCACCAGCTCACTCTCATCAGCCAGCTCTGTGGCTCCATCACTGCTGAG GTGTGGCCTGGCGTGGATAAAAAGTACGAGCTTTATCAGAAAATGGAGCTGCCCAAAGgccagaaaagaaaagtgaaagatCGTCTGAAAGCCTACGTCAAAGACCCGTACGCCCTGGATCTGATAGATAAACTCCTGGTCCTAGACCCAGCAACACGCATTGACAGCGACGACGCGCTCAACCACGACTTCTTCTGGTCCGACCCCATGCCGTCAGACCTGAAGAACATGCTCTCCACCCACAACACGTCCATGTTTGAATATCTGGCCCCACCCAGGCGGAGAGGCCACATGCCGCAGCAACAGCCCAACCAGAACAGAAACCCAGCCACCACCAGTCAGACAGAGTTCGACCGAGTGTTCTAG